One Cucurbita pepo subsp. pepo cultivar mu-cu-16 chromosome LG11, ASM280686v2, whole genome shotgun sequence DNA window includes the following coding sequences:
- the LOC111805628 gene encoding V-type proton ATPase 16 kDa proteolipid subunit, with the protein MSSTFSGDETAPFFGFLGAAAALVFSCMGAAYGTAKSGVGVASMGVMRPELVMKSIVPVVMAGVLGIYGLIIAVIISTGINPKAKSYYLFDGYAHLSSGLACGLAGLSAGMAIGIVGDAGVRANAQQPKLFVGMILILIFAEALALYGLIVGIILSSRAGQSRAD; encoded by the exons atgtcGTCAACGTTTAGCGGTGATGAAACGGCACCCTTCTTTGGCTTCCTCGGCGCTGCTGCGGCCCTGGTTTTCTCCT GTATGGGAGCCGCTTACGGCACGGCGAAGAGCGGGGTTGGAGTGGCGTCAATGGGAGTGATGAGGCCGGAATTGGTGATGAAGTCGATTGTTCCGGTGGTTATGGCGGGAGTTTTGGGTATTTATGGTTTGATTATTGCTGTGATTATTAGTACGGGGATTAACCCGAAGGCTAAATCTTATTACCTCTTCGATGGTTACGCCCATCTCTCCTCTGGTCTTGCTTGCGGTCTCGCCGGTCTCTCTGCTGGCATGGCTATCGGCATCGTCGGCGATGCGGGCGTTAG GGCCAATGCACAACAACCAAAGCTCTTTGTTGGGATGATTCTCATTCTAATTTTTGCGGAAGCACTTGCCCTTTATGGACTTATTGTTGGTATTATTCTCTCATCCCGAGCTGGTCAGTCAAGAGCTGATTAA
- the LOC111805630 gene encoding V-type proton ATPase 16 kDa proteolipid subunit: MSSTFSGDETAPFFGFLGAAAALVFSCMGAAYGTAKSGVGVASMGVMRPELVMKSIVPVVMAGVLGIYGLIIAVIISTGINPKAKSYYLFDGYAHLSSGLACGLAGLSAGMAIGIVGDAGVRANAQQPKLFVGMILILIFAEALALYGLIVGIILSSRAGQSRAD, translated from the exons ATGTCGTCAACTTTCAGTGGCGATGAAACGGCACCTTTCTTCGGCTTCCTCGGCGCCGCTGCGGCCCTCGTCTTCTCCT gTATGGGAGCTGCTTATGGAACGGCGAAGAGCGGGGTGGGAGTTGCGTCTATGGGAGTAATGAGGCCTGAACTGGTGATGAAGTCTATTGTTCCGGTGGTCATGGCTGGAGTTTTGGGTATTTATGGTCTTATTATTGCTGTGATTATTAGTACAGGGATTAACCCCAAGGCCAAATCTTATTACCTTTTCGATGGCTACGCGCATCTCTCCTCTGGGCTTGCTTGTGGCCTTGCTGGTCTGTCCGCTGGCATGGCTATCGGGATCGTCGGCGATGCTGGTGTTAG AGCCAATGCCCAGCAGCCCAAGCTTTTCGTTGGGATGATCCTTATTCTAATTTTTGCTGAAGCGCTGGCACTGTATGGACTCATCGTTGGCATTATTCTGTCTTCCCGAGCTGGTCAGTCGAGAGCTGATTAA